From Pseudofrankia saprophytica, a single genomic window includes:
- a CDS encoding helix-turn-helix domain-containing protein, translating into MAELRKGTRITGAERDKLAAELRKKYESGQSIRLLAESSGRSYGFVHRILSESGTTLRGRGGATRGSKKKSA; encoded by the coding sequence TTGGCCGAGCTTAGGAAAGGGACCCGGATCACCGGCGCCGAGCGTGACAAGCTGGCCGCCGAACTTCGTAAGAAGTACGAGTCCGGGCAGAGCATCCGACTCCTCGCGGAGTCGTCGGGCCGGTCGTACGGTTTTGTGCACCGGATCCTGTCCGAGTCCGGAACGACCCTGCGGGGCCGTGGTGGGGCGACCCGGGGCAGCAAGAAGAAGAGCGCCTGA
- a CDS encoding enoyl-CoA hydratase/isomerase family protein, which translates to MAAALAAVGRALPGDIRVVVLRGDIWSALSTPDRAALDGADLTTDAVERRVAEWQAGFTWLSARADLVSVAVVAGPASGAGLQLALSCDLRVLTEDAVLSLPEASLGLVPGLGVSATLVALVGYPTALDLCLTGRGLTAAEARAVGVAQRVVPRASLDAAVDDLVAALLAAPRAAAAETKALLRAAAGRGRDTGSVAERAALARCLADHPAG; encoded by the coding sequence GTGGCGGCGGCGCTCGCGGCCGTCGGCCGGGCGCTGCCAGGCGACATCCGGGTGGTCGTCCTGCGCGGCGACATCTGGTCCGCGCTGAGTACTCCGGACCGCGCCGCCCTGGATGGCGCTGACCTGACGACGGACGCCGTGGAGCGTCGCGTCGCCGAGTGGCAGGCCGGGTTCACCTGGCTGTCGGCCAGGGCCGACCTGGTCAGCGTCGCGGTGGTCGCCGGCCCGGCGAGCGGCGCCGGCCTGCAACTGGCGCTGTCCTGCGACCTGCGCGTCCTGACCGAGGACGCCGTCCTCTCGCTGCCCGAGGCCTCGCTGGGGCTGGTACCCGGCCTCGGCGTCAGCGCCACCCTCGTCGCGCTCGTCGGTTACCCGACCGCGCTCGACCTGTGCCTGACCGGCCGCGGGCTCACCGCGGCCGAGGCGCGCGCCGTCGGCGTCGCGCAGCGGGTCGTGCCCAGGGCGAGCCTCGATGCCGCCGTCGACGACCTCGTCGCGGCACTGCTCGCCGCCCCGCGCGCCGCCGCCGCCGAGACGAAGGCGCTGCTGCGCGCCGCCGCCGGCCGCGGCCGCGACACGGGGTCGGTCGCCGAGCGCGCCGCCCTCGCCCGCTGTCTCGCGGACCATCCCGCCGGCTGA